Proteins found in one Acinetobacter sp. XH1741 genomic segment:
- a CDS encoding DUF423 domain-containing protein, whose amino-acid sequence MWIAISALNLAFAVMLGAFGAHGLKAHASPEQLTWWHTATDYFFYHALGLLALGILSKVLPDFPIKMSFLLIQIGIFFFCGSLYIMALGLPRILGAITPIGGALMIAGWLVLAWNAFKYAK is encoded by the coding sequence ATGTGGATTGCCATTTCAGCCCTTAATCTTGCTTTTGCAGTCATGTTGGGTGCTTTTGGAGCACATGGTCTTAAAGCTCACGCGAGTCCTGAGCAACTTACTTGGTGGCATACTGCTACCGACTACTTTTTTTATCATGCTCTAGGCTTATTAGCACTTGGTATTTTAAGTAAAGTTCTTCCTGATTTCCCAATTAAAATGTCTTTCTTGCTTATCCAAATTGGTATTTTCTTTTTTTGTGGTTCGCTTTATATCATGGCATTGGGTTTACCACGAATATTAGGTGCGATTACTCCAATTGGGGGAGCATTGATGATTGCTGGGTGGCTAGTCTTGGCTTGGAATGCTTTCAAATACGCAAAATAA
- the rpoH gene encoding RNA polymerase sigma factor RpoH: MSDSSNQLMPLSLSAPGVNLGAYISTVNQIPILTAEQEKELAERYYYDQDLDAAKMLVMSHLRFVVHIARSYAGYGLPQGDLIQEGNLGLMKAVKRFDPNMGVRLVSFAVHWIKAEIHEYVIRNWRIVKIATTKAQRKLFFNLRSLKKSSKKLTLEEAKSIANDLNVTPEQVLEMEGRLTAYDAAFEAQGDDDDDTPHTAPALYLEDNRYDPARLVENEDWEEQSTSALHDAMDQLDDRSRNILQRRWLDDDKSTLHELAAEYNVSAERIRQLEKNAMEKIKVAMSAS, translated from the coding sequence ATGAGTGACAGCAGCAATCAATTGATGCCCCTGTCATTGTCTGCGCCCGGTGTAAACCTTGGTGCATATATCAGTACTGTCAATCAGATTCCTATATTAACGGCCGAGCAAGAAAAAGAACTTGCTGAGCGTTATTATTATGACCAAGATCTTGATGCCGCAAAAATGCTGGTAATGTCGCATTTACGTTTTGTCGTTCATATTGCGCGCAGCTATGCAGGTTATGGCCTCCCTCAAGGCGACCTTATTCAAGAAGGTAACTTAGGCTTAATGAAAGCCGTAAAACGTTTTGACCCAAATATGGGTGTACGTCTTGTTTCTTTTGCCGTCCATTGGATTAAGGCAGAAATCCACGAATATGTTATTCGTAACTGGCGTATTGTAAAAATCGCTACAACTAAAGCTCAGCGTAAACTTTTCTTCAACTTACGTAGTTTAAAAAAATCGAGTAAAAAATTAACGCTCGAAGAAGCTAAATCGATTGCTAACGACTTAAATGTAACTCCAGAACAAGTTTTGGAAATGGAAGGTCGTTTAACGGCTTATGATGCTGCTTTTGAAGCTCAAGGTGACGATGATGACGATACGCCACATACTGCGCCTGCGTTGTATCTTGAAGATAACCGCTACGACCCTGCTCGTTTAGTTGAAAATGAAGATTGGGAAGAACAAAGTACATCTGCATTACATGATGCAATGGACCAGTTAGATGACCGTTCACGTAATATTTTGCAGCGCCGTTGGTTAGATGATGATAAATCTACCCTACACGAACTTGCTGCTGAATATAATGTTTCTGCTGAGCGTATTCGTCAGCTTGAAAAAAATGCGATGGAAAAAATTAAAGTCGCAATGTCAGCAAGCTAA
- a CDS encoding ribonuclease Z: MLHFTFLGTSSGVPTLTRNVSGLAVRNSKNKDWILIDAGEGTQHRIQQAKLSLQNLVAICITHVHGDHCYGLIGLLASAGMNARGKPLIVIAPKEIQQWFEITAQLTDLHLPYSLQFIDVNEAMQPQQITNEFIIQAHPLSHRVPSFAFSIYIKSIQKKLDTQALTQLGIPQGDMWGHLKRGYDVEFEGQTLKAQDFIQIQTQQVHAIIGGDNDQPELLADACKDAQLLIHESTYLQTVLDKVGKGPMHSSAKMVAEFAEQQSLSNLILTDFSPRHQDKAGQQAIAEEVRQFYKGHFYLANDFDEFTLNEAGQLLKVEKKF, encoded by the coding sequence ATGCTTCATTTTACTTTTTTAGGCACATCTTCAGGTGTACCGACTCTGACACGTAATGTTTCAGGACTAGCAGTTCGTAACAGCAAAAATAAGGACTGGATTTTAATTGATGCCGGCGAAGGTACACAGCACCGCATTCAACAAGCTAAACTTTCATTACAAAACCTAGTTGCCATTTGTATTACACACGTTCATGGCGACCATTGCTATGGTCTTATTGGTTTATTGGCAAGTGCTGGTATGAATGCCCGTGGCAAACCCTTAATCGTGATTGCACCAAAAGAAATTCAGCAATGGTTTGAAATCACAGCCCAGCTTACAGATTTACACTTACCCTATTCATTGCAATTTATTGATGTGAATGAAGCAATGCAGCCTCAGCAGATCACCAATGAGTTCATCATTCAAGCACATCCACTAAGCCATCGCGTTCCAAGTTTTGCATTTAGCATTTATATCAAATCTATTCAGAAAAAATTAGATACCCAAGCTCTAACTCAGCTTGGCATACCTCAAGGCGATATGTGGGGTCATTTAAAACGAGGCTACGATGTTGAGTTTGAGGGACAAACTTTAAAGGCTCAAGATTTTATTCAAATTCAAACTCAGCAGGTTCATGCAATTATAGGTGGTGATAATGACCAACCTGAACTATTAGCTGATGCTTGCAAAGATGCTCAACTTCTTATTCACGAGTCAACTTACTTGCAAACAGTTTTAGATAAAGTCGGCAAAGGTCCAATGCATAGCTCAGCAAAAATGGTGGCTGAATTTGCAGAACAGCAATCTTTAAGTAATTTAATTCTGACGGATTTTAGCCCTCGTCATCAGGATAAAGCTGGGCAACAGGCTATTGCAGAAGAAGTTCGCCAGTTTTATAAAGGTCATTTTTATTTAGCCAATGATTTTGATGAATTTACTTTAAATGAAGCTGGACAGCTTTTAAAAGTCGAAAAGAAATTTTAG
- a CDS encoding RtcB family protein encodes MSVIEEINQQAQFEQKQQQRSYEVLQNEKSMPVKMWTKGVLVDDNSKQQLLQTAQMPFIYKWMAVMPDVHFGLGATIGSVIPTKGAIIPAAVGVDIGCGMMATRTSLTASDLPDSLHALRTELEHLIPHGMTKRGRDRGSWETPPETVDQAWADLVADFEYICAKHPRLKNTNNRKHLGTLGTGNHFVEICLDEHDHVWIMLHSGSRGVGNAIGNHFIELARKDMQKHFINLPNKDLAYLVEGTEHFDDYWFAVGWAQRFAMKNREIMMQSAIKALATIVPKPFQARLEAVNCHHNYVEKEEHYGEEVMVTRKGAVRARLGEYGIIPGSMGAKSFIVRGLGNQESFCSCSHGAGRVMSRTEAKRRFTVEDQIAQTEGVECRKDAAVIDEIPSAYKPIEDVMKAQSDLVEVVYTLRQVVCVKG; translated from the coding sequence ATGTCTGTCATTGAAGAAATTAACCAACAAGCTCAGTTTGAACAAAAGCAGCAACAACGTTCTTATGAAGTTCTGCAAAATGAAAAAAGTATGCCAGTCAAAATGTGGACTAAAGGCGTGCTTGTTGATGACAACTCAAAACAACAATTATTGCAAACTGCACAAATGCCTTTTATTTATAAATGGATGGCTGTAATGCCAGACGTACACTTCGGTTTAGGAGCAACTATTGGTAGCGTAATTCCAACCAAAGGCGCAATTATTCCTGCTGCGGTAGGTGTAGATATTGGCTGCGGAATGATGGCAACCCGTACCAGTTTAACTGCTTCAGATTTACCAGATAGCTTACATGCTTTACGTACTGAACTTGAACATTTAATTCCACATGGAATGACAAAGCGCGGACGTGATCGCGGCTCATGGGAAACTCCACCAGAAACGGTAGATCAAGCTTGGGCCGATCTGGTTGCAGATTTTGAATACATTTGCGCAAAACATCCACGTTTAAAAAACACCAACAACCGCAAGCATTTGGGAACGTTAGGTACTGGAAACCACTTTGTCGAAATCTGTTTAGATGAGCATGATCATGTTTGGATTATGTTGCACTCAGGTTCTCGTGGTGTAGGAAATGCTATCGGTAATCATTTTATTGAACTTGCACGTAAAGACATGCAAAAGCATTTCATTAACTTACCCAATAAAGATTTAGCATATTTAGTTGAAGGTACCGAACACTTTGATGACTATTGGTTTGCTGTGGGTTGGGCTCAACGCTTTGCCATGAAGAACCGTGAGATCATGATGCAATCTGCAATTAAAGCCTTGGCTACCATTGTACCAAAGCCTTTTCAGGCACGTTTGGAGGCCGTGAACTGTCACCATAACTATGTGGAAAAGGAAGAACACTACGGTGAAGAAGTGATGGTAACTCGTAAAGGTGCGGTTCGCGCACGTTTAGGTGAATATGGAATCATTCCGGGTTCAATGGGTGCGAAGTCATTTATTGTACGTGGACTTGGAAATCAGGAATCTTTCTGTTCATGTTCACATGGCGCAGGTCGTGTGATGAGCCGTACTGAAGCAAAACGACGTTTTACTGTTGAAGATCAGATTGCACAAACTGAAGGTGTAGAATGCCGTAAAGATGCCGCTGTTATTGATGAAATTCCATCGGCTTATAAACCCATTGAAGATGTAATGAAAGCACAAAGCGATTTGGTTGAAGTGGTTTATACATTAAGACAAGTGGTGTGTGTTAAGGGTTAA
- a CDS encoding hydrolase: MSEQIFIQGPVGKIELFVDRPEGEIKGFAVVCHPHPLQGGTPQHKVPALLTQIFNEYGCIVYRPSFRGLGGSEGVHDEGHGETEDILAVIEHVRNLHKGLPFYAGGFSFGSHVLAKCHAQLSPELQPVQLILCGLPTATVVGLRHYKTPEIQGDILLIHGEQDDITLLSDAIAWAKPQKHPITILPGANHFFTGYLKQLRQIITRFIIMK; the protein is encoded by the coding sequence ATGTCTGAGCAAATTTTCATTCAGGGTCCAGTAGGTAAAATTGAACTTTTTGTAGACCGCCCTGAAGGTGAAATCAAAGGCTTTGCGGTTGTTTGCCATCCGCACCCATTGCAAGGTGGAACTCCTCAACATAAAGTCCCTGCTCTTTTAACCCAAATCTTTAATGAATATGGTTGTATCGTTTACCGCCCTAGTTTTCGTGGTCTTGGCGGTAGTGAAGGTGTTCATGATGAAGGTCATGGCGAAACTGAAGACATTTTAGCTGTAATTGAACATGTTCGTAATCTTCATAAAGGCTTACCGTTCTATGCAGGTGGTTTTAGTTTCGGTTCACATGTTTTAGCAAAATGTCATGCACAGCTTAGCCCCGAACTACAACCAGTACAGTTAATTTTGTGTGGCTTACCAACAGCGACTGTAGTGGGTTTACGACACTATAAAACTCCTGAAATTCAAGGTGATATATTACTCATTCATGGTGAGCAAGATGACATTACCTTACTTTCAGATGCAATTGCCTGGGCAAAACCGCAGAAGCATCCAATTACGATCTTACCGGGTGCTAACCACTTCTTTACTGGCTACTTAAAACAGCTTCGTCAAATTATTACACGCTTTATTATTATGAAATAA
- a CDS encoding thiazole synthase has translation MQDTPLIIGSRSFQSRLLVGTGKYKDLNETDLAIQASGAEIVTVAIRRVNIGQNPDQPNLLSVIPPEKYTILPNTAGCFDADSAVRTCMLARELLDGHNLVKLEVLGDEKTLYPNVTETLKAARTLIDDGFEIMVYTSDDPIIAQELESMGCVAIMPLGSLIGSGLGILNPHTISIIKENAKVPVLVDAGVGTASDAAIAMELGCDGVLMNTAIAAAQNPILMASAMKKAVEAGREAFLAGRMPRKRMANASSPETGYFFK, from the coding sequence ATGCAAGACACCCCTCTCATTATTGGTTCACGTTCTTTTCAATCTCGTTTATTGGTAGGAACAGGCAAATATAAAGACTTAAATGAAACGGATTTAGCCATTCAAGCCAGTGGTGCAGAAATCGTAACTGTCGCAATCCGCCGTGTGAATATTGGACAAAATCCAGATCAACCAAACTTATTGTCAGTCATCCCACCAGAAAAATATACAATTTTGCCAAATACCGCAGGTTGTTTTGATGCTGACAGCGCGGTACGTACTTGTATGTTAGCGCGTGAGCTACTTGATGGTCATAACCTAGTAAAACTTGAAGTGCTAGGCGATGAGAAAACCTTATATCCAAATGTGACCGAAACTTTAAAGGCAGCGCGTACTTTAATTGATGACGGTTTTGAGATTATGGTCTATACCTCTGATGATCCGATCATCGCTCAAGAACTTGAAAGTATGGGCTGTGTTGCGATTATGCCATTAGGCAGTCTGATTGGTTCAGGTTTAGGTATTTTAAATCCTCACACCATTTCAATTATTAAAGAAAATGCGAAAGTTCCTGTGTTAGTAGACGCAGGCGTTGGTACAGCAAGTGATGCCGCTATTGCGATGGAACTTGGTTGTGACGGCGTACTCATGAATACTGCAATTGCAGCTGCTCAAAATCCTATTTTGATGGCTTCTGCAATGAAAAAAGCTGTTGAAGCAGGACGCGAAGCATTTTTAGCTGGTCGTATGCCACGTAAACGCATGGCAAATGCAAGCTCGCCAGAAACAGGTTATTTCTTTAAATAA
- a CDS encoding metal-dependent hydrolase, producing the protein MMMQLYLSKLENFWFELHRHYHFSEPQKILDELIAAYGEKQRAYHSVQHLYECLSLHQSIQSELNDPSAVALALWFHDAIYNPQAPDNELKSAELFEQLMAQDLQVDTLEKIKRWILATQRHASTDETDLQFLLDIDLAILAAPPERFIQYEQQIQQEYAWVDPEVYSIKRKEVLLHFYQSEPLYQTAYFQKNFELNAKQNLRQILNSLS; encoded by the coding sequence GTGATGATGCAGCTTTATTTGTCAAAACTTGAAAATTTTTGGTTTGAGCTGCATCGGCACTATCACTTTTCTGAGCCTCAAAAAATCTTGGATGAACTCATTGCAGCTTATGGAGAGAAGCAGCGAGCCTACCATAGCGTGCAGCATTTATATGAATGTTTGAGTTTGCACCAATCGATTCAGTCCGAATTAAATGATCCTTCTGCTGTCGCATTGGCTCTCTGGTTTCATGATGCGATCTATAACCCTCAAGCACCAGATAATGAGCTTAAAAGTGCTGAGTTATTTGAACAATTGATGGCTCAAGATTTACAGGTCGATACTTTAGAGAAAATAAAGCGCTGGATTCTTGCGACCCAAAGGCATGCATCAACCGATGAAACAGATTTGCAATTTTTGTTGGATATCGATTTAGCTATTTTGGCAGCACCACCTGAACGTTTCATACAATATGAACAACAAATTCAGCAGGAGTATGCGTGGGTTGATCCAGAAGTATATTCAATCAAAAGAAAAGAAGTTTTATTGCATTTTTATCAGTCTGAGCCACTTTATCAAACTGCATATTTCCAAAAGAATTTTGAATTAAACGCCAAGCAAAATTTAAGACAGATATTGAATAGCCTAAGTTAA
- the rtcR gene encoding RNA repair transcriptional activator RtcR — protein sequence MADAKKTVVIGFVGSTLDQGRKPDRWQRWRPTISLLMHEDLLVDELVLLHDRQHHNLVKSIASDAEEISPQTQVSGHKVSIKDPWDFAEVYGALYDFVKTYPFDVEKNNYLLHITTGTHVAQICWYLLVDAHYLPAQLIQSSPNQQKTPEGEYRIIDLDLSRYDVLKQRFDDEQKQNWQQLKANISTHNKAFNQLIEEVELVATRSSAPILIMGATGVGKSHLAKQIFQLKKDKFQLSGRFIDVNCATLRGDSAMSTLFGHIKGAFTGAAASRAGLLKSADQGILFLDEIGELGLDEQAMLLKALEDKSFFPVGSDKEIQADFQLIAGTNRDLRNEVQAGRFREDLWARLNTWTFFLPNLKDRVEDIAPNIDFELQRFAAMHQRQLHFQRDALEIYLKFAKSADASWQGNFRDLAASVTRLATLSQGELIRREAVEKEIQRLKQLWLIQNESYNDKNTDILLNYLSFEQLEQIDEFDQIQLRGVLKVCENSKSMAEAGRQLFSVSRQQRNTTNDSDRVKKYLARFGLSWNNFQ from the coding sequence ATGGCGGATGCAAAGAAAACAGTCGTTATTGGCTTTGTCGGTTCTACGCTTGATCAGGGGAGAAAGCCAGATCGTTGGCAACGTTGGCGTCCCACAATTAGTTTGTTAATGCATGAAGATTTGCTTGTAGATGAGTTGGTGTTACTTCATGACAGGCAGCATCATAATTTAGTTAAATCTATAGCATCAGACGCAGAAGAAATTTCTCCCCAAACACAGGTTTCTGGACATAAAGTTAGCATTAAAGACCCTTGGGATTTTGCTGAAGTTTATGGGGCACTTTATGATTTTGTAAAAACCTATCCGTTTGATGTGGAAAAAAATAACTATTTATTGCATATCACAACGGGAACGCATGTTGCTCAAATTTGTTGGTATTTATTGGTAGATGCGCATTATTTACCAGCTCAGCTCATTCAAAGTTCACCTAATCAACAAAAGACACCAGAAGGTGAATATAGAATTATTGATTTGGACTTGTCTCGATACGATGTTTTAAAACAGCGCTTCGATGATGAGCAAAAGCAAAACTGGCAACAGCTTAAAGCCAATATTTCTACTCATAATAAAGCGTTTAATCAGCTTATTGAGGAGGTTGAGTTAGTTGCAACTCGTTCTAGCGCACCTATTTTAATTATGGGTGCAACAGGTGTTGGTAAGTCTCATTTGGCAAAACAAATTTTTCAGTTAAAGAAAGATAAATTTCAATTAAGCGGCCGTTTTATTGATGTTAACTGTGCGACCTTACGTGGTGATAGTGCCATGTCGACTTTATTTGGTCATATAAAAGGTGCTTTTACGGGGGCGGCTGCTTCTCGTGCTGGTTTATTAAAAAGTGCTGACCAAGGCATTTTGTTTTTAGATGAAATTGGTGAGTTAGGGCTTGATGAGCAAGCCATGCTACTAAAAGCGCTAGAAGATAAAAGCTTTTTCCCTGTTGGGAGTGATAAGGAAATTCAGGCCGATTTTCAGCTAATAGCGGGTACTAATCGTGATTTGCGTAATGAAGTTCAAGCTGGCCGATTCCGTGAAGATTTATGGGCTCGTTTGAATACGTGGACGTTCTTTTTGCCCAATTTAAAAGATCGTGTAGAAGATATTGCGCCCAATATTGATTTTGAGCTACAGCGTTTTGCTGCAATGCATCAAAGGCAACTGCATTTTCAACGTGATGCTTTAGAAATATATTTAAAATTTGCTAAATCAGCAGATGCTTCATGGCAAGGAAATTTTAGAGATTTAGCAGCGAGCGTGACTCGTTTAGCAACTTTATCGCAAGGTGAGTTAATTCGTCGTGAAGCTGTAGAGAAAGAAATTCAACGCCTAAAGCAACTTTGGCTTATTCAGAATGAATCTTACAATGATAAAAATACAGATATCTTGTTGAACTATTTGAGTTTTGAACAATTAGAGCAAATAGATGAATTTGATCAGATTCAATTACGAGGTGTGCTCAAAGTCTGCGAAAATTCAAAATCAATGGCAGAGGCGGGAAGGCAACTCTTTTCAGTATCTCGCCAACAACGTAATACAACAAATGATAGTGACCGAGTAAAAAAATATTTAGCTCGTTTTGGGTTAAGTTGGAATAATTTTCAATAA
- a CDS encoding DIP1984 family protein has product MKLAEALLLRSDQQKKLASLKQRINTNVLVQDGDEPSEDPNELIKQVFALTQESNELIYCIHLTNAQAKLEDGKTLLSLLSLRDNYAEQHKVLIDAIANTNREPDRYSSREIKWKKVIPVSSLQKQADDISAKLRDLNIKIQAANWQIDLIK; this is encoded by the coding sequence ATGAAACTCGCAGAAGCACTTTTACTGCGAAGCGATCAACAAAAAAAGCTCGCTTCGTTAAAACAGCGAATCAATACCAATGTATTGGTACAAGATGGCGATGAACCTAGTGAAGATCCAAATGAACTGATCAAACAGGTATTTGCCCTAACCCAAGAAAGCAATGAATTAATTTATTGTATTCATCTAACCAATGCACAAGCAAAGCTAGAAGATGGGAAAACGCTATTATCACTATTGAGCTTAAGAGATAACTATGCCGAACAGCATAAAGTTTTAATCGATGCGATTGCAAATACAAATCGTGAGCCTGATCGTTATAGTTCACGTGAAATTAAGTGGAAGAAAGTTATTCCAGTTTCCAGCTTACAAAAACAGGCTGATGATATCAGTGCGAAACTCCGCGATTTAAATATCAAGATTCAAGCCGCCAACTGGCAAATTGATTTAATCAAATAA
- the thiS gene encoding sulfur carrier protein ThiS, translating into MQIYLNGELTDTPSQNLLQLIQELALEGKRFAVEHNQQIVSKSKLEQINIAQHDRIEIIHAVGGG; encoded by the coding sequence ATGCAAATTTATTTAAATGGCGAATTAACGGACACGCCTAGTCAAAACCTGTTGCAACTCATTCAGGAACTGGCACTTGAAGGAAAACGTTTTGCTGTCGAACACAATCAACAAATCGTTTCTAAAAGCAAATTAGAGCAAATCAATATTGCTCAACATGACCGTATCGAAATTATTCACGCTGTTGGCGGCGGCTAA
- the yaaA gene encoding peroxide stress protein YaaA: protein MLALISPAKTLDYETALPTDEFTQPRLLENSAQLIDVCRKLSASEIASLMSVSEKIATLNADRFRDWNPEFNFSNARQAIYAFKGDVYTGLDAYHLKDKDIDFAQQHLRMLSGLYGLLRPLDLMMPYRLEMGTKLKNTRGHNLYEFWGEIITNQINEDLAAIKSELLVNLASDEYYKSVNEKKIKAEIVKPVFLDQKNGKYKVISFYAKKARGLMARFIIENQLNKAEDIKAFNTEGYYFDADNSSAKELVFKRDEQ, encoded by the coding sequence ATGCTTGCTTTAATTTCTCCTGCAAAAACTTTAGATTATGAAACAGCGTTACCTACAGATGAGTTTACTCAGCCTCGCTTGTTAGAAAACTCAGCACAATTAATTGATGTTTGTCGCAAACTTTCTGCTTCAGAAATTGCGAGTTTAATGAGTGTGAGTGAAAAAATTGCCACACTAAATGCAGATCGATTCAGAGACTGGAATCCCGAATTTAATTTCTCAAATGCTCGCCAAGCGATTTATGCATTTAAAGGGGATGTTTATACCGGTTTAGATGCTTATCATTTAAAAGACAAAGATATAGATTTTGCACAGCAGCATTTGCGTATGCTCTCTGGTCTATATGGCTTATTGCGCCCTTTAGATTTGATGATGCCTTATCGTCTAGAAATGGGTACTAAATTAAAAAATACGCGTGGCCATAATTTGTATGAATTCTGGGGTGAAATTATCACCAACCAGATTAATGAAGACTTGGCAGCAATTAAATCTGAATTACTAGTAAATCTAGCTTCGGATGAATATTACAAATCTGTCAATGAAAAGAAAATTAAGGCTGAAATTGTGAAGCCTGTTTTCCTTGATCAGAAAAATGGTAAATATAAAGTCATTAGTTTTTATGCAAAAAAAGCACGTGGTTTAATGGCTCGCTTTATTATTGAAAACCAATTAAATAAAGCTGAGGATATTAAAGCGTTCAATACCGAAGGTTACTATTTCGATGCAGATAACTCATCGGCAAAAGAACTCGTATTTAAACGCGATGAGCAATAA